In Numidum massiliense, a single genomic region encodes these proteins:
- a CDS encoding ABC transporter ATP-binding protein, whose product MSTPFLGCKNLHVQFYGRDEVTLNGVTLSIDEGETVLFLGPSGCGKSTLLHALAGIIPRSIDAFTKGDVWHPERVGTLFQDPESQFCMLQIGDEIAFSLENRRIAPAEMPARIERAKRSVHLDDYPNDTLLQSLSGGLKQRLALACVLALEPEVLFLDEPTAQLDPSATKQVLSCIRELKNEHTIVLIEHKLDGVMDWVDRTVLFSPEGHMIDDGTPQAVLQRNEAKIKQYGIWTPRLWPLKWEAVTSGQHPEQVAAWRPLRQRKRTSEAVSETSLGTEQQTRSPLVKVTDATLRYGKKRPPVWRDVNLTVARGDWVAILGANGSGKSTFLKVLMGLLPLSSGNVSYRFPEPLKSKKTESLSQQIGFVFQNPEHQFITDRVYDEIAYIGTVENWPARELHAKTEQLLDDFHLSTWQEVNPYTLSVGQKRRLSVASMLLKQYPLLLLDEPTFGQDAATTAELLVRLQQLHAQGTTIAMATHDVELAYRYATRAVVFGRGKLLFDGTPDDLFHDRQLLTEAKLDEPMYVQYLRRRAQVRVGVI is encoded by the coding sequence GTGAGTACGCCTTTTCTCGGTTGTAAAAACTTACACGTCCAGTTTTACGGGCGGGACGAGGTCACCCTAAACGGGGTCACTTTGTCCATTGACGAAGGAGAAACGGTGCTCTTCCTCGGCCCGAGCGGTTGCGGAAAGAGCACACTCCTTCACGCGTTAGCAGGCATTATCCCCCGCTCGATCGATGCGTTCACTAAAGGAGACGTCTGGCATCCCGAGCGCGTCGGTACGCTGTTCCAAGATCCGGAAAGCCAGTTTTGCATGTTGCAAATCGGCGACGAAATCGCCTTTAGTCTCGAAAACCGCCGGATCGCGCCCGCGGAAATGCCCGCTCGCATCGAAAGGGCAAAGCGATCCGTTCACTTAGATGACTATCCAAACGATACGCTGCTGCAATCGCTGTCCGGCGGGCTAAAACAGCGGTTAGCCCTCGCTTGCGTGCTCGCATTGGAGCCGGAAGTACTCTTTCTCGACGAACCGACGGCACAACTCGATCCGTCTGCGACGAAACAAGTGCTCTCGTGTATCCGCGAACTAAAAAATGAACACACGATCGTCCTTATCGAACATAAACTGGACGGGGTCATGGATTGGGTCGACCGCACCGTCCTCTTTTCTCCGGAAGGGCACATGATCGACGACGGCACGCCCCAGGCCGTTTTACAGCGAAACGAAGCGAAAATAAAGCAATACGGTATTTGGACCCCGCGCCTTTGGCCCCTTAAGTGGGAAGCGGTAACGAGTGGCCAACACCCTGAGCAAGTCGCCGCTTGGCGCCCGCTGCGGCAACGTAAACGGACTTCTGAGGCCGTTTCTGAAACCTCGTTAGGAACTGAGCAGCAAACCCGCTCCCCGCTTGTAAAAGTGACGGATGCGACACTGCGTTACGGCAAAAAGCGACCGCCAGTGTGGCGAGATGTCAACCTAACCGTTGCGCGCGGAGACTGGGTGGCCATACTCGGGGCGAACGGCTCCGGGAAAAGTACGTTTTTGAAGGTACTAATGGGCCTCCTTCCACTTTCCAGCGGCAATGTTTCCTACCGGTTCCCCGAGCCGCTGAAAAGTAAAAAGACAGAGTCGCTGTCGCAACAGATCGGCTTCGTCTTTCAAAATCCGGAACACCAATTCATCACCGACCGCGTCTACGATGAAATTGCCTACATCGGCACAGTCGAGAACTGGCCGGCACGGGAGTTGCACGCTAAGACGGAGCAGCTGTTAGACGACTTCCACTTAAGTACGTGGCAAGAGGTGAATCCGTATACGCTATCCGTCGGGCAAAAGCGACGGCTAAGTGTCGCCAGTATGCTGCTCAAACAATATCCACTACTTCTGCTCGATGAGCCGACATTCGGCCAAGACGCTGCGACGACAGCGGAACTGCTCGTGCGGCTACAACAATTGCACGCGCAGGGTACGACGATCGCCATGGCGACGCACGATGTGGAACTCGCCTACCGCTATGCGACCCGAGCTGTCGTTTTCGGTCGCGGAAAGCTCCTTTTTGACGGGACTCCGGACGATTTATTTCACGACCGCCAACTGTTGACTGAAGCAAAATTAGATGAACCGATGTATGTGCAATATTTGCGCCGCCGGGCACAAGTTAGGGTGGGAGTAATATGA
- a CDS encoding energy-coupling factor transporter transmembrane component T family protein produces MNDKGVLGQLNPALKLSVHFVFMLLLSVIKDPQTSFMLMLIPLFAVFTFVDVPRSKLLLYCLPLFPLFFLSVWSLAAFGRGETVWFSWAWFNFTKEGFLNGLTIGFRMLGFVFYGLLFTLTTDFTSFVISLMQQFRLRPKWAYALLAGVRFVPLFWSEYEQIRAAHRVRGVHRAKGVRERVQAAFRYTVPLLAQGIRKAERVAIALEARGFDGSWNRTFYRAVGWGKRDIYYFLVLAVLHGLLIAFSSALGYVRWGMMF; encoded by the coding sequence TTGAATGACAAAGGCGTCCTCGGGCAATTGAATCCGGCGTTAAAACTGTCGGTTCACTTCGTCTTCATGTTACTGTTGTCTGTTATTAAGGATCCGCAAACGTCCTTTATGTTAATGTTGATTCCACTGTTCGCCGTTTTTACTTTTGTCGACGTCCCGCGTAGCAAATTACTGCTGTACTGCCTACCGCTGTTCCCCCTCTTTTTTCTCAGTGTGTGGAGCTTAGCCGCTTTCGGGCGCGGTGAAACCGTATGGTTTTCGTGGGCGTGGTTTAATTTTACGAAAGAAGGGTTTTTGAACGGGTTAACGATCGGCTTCCGCATGCTCGGCTTTGTGTTTTACGGGCTGTTATTCACCTTGACGACAGACTTTACGTCGTTCGTCATTAGCCTCATGCAACAATTCCGCTTGCGCCCAAAATGGGCATACGCACTGCTCGCCGGCGTACGGTTCGTCCCACTATTTTGGAGCGAATACGAGCAAATTCGCGCCGCGCATCGCGTACGCGGCGTGCACCGCGCAAAAGGGGTGCGCGAGCGCGTACAGGCCGCCTTCCGCTACACAGTGCCATTGCTCGCACAAGGGATTCGCAAGGCGGAGCGCGTCGCAATCGCTCTAGAAGCGCGCGGTTTTGACGGCTCTTGGAATCGTACGTTTTACCGGGCGGTCGGCTGGGGGAAGCGGGATATATATTATTTTTTGGTGCTCGCCGTTTTACACGGACTCCTCATCGCCTTCTCGTCGGCGCTCGGCTATGTGCGCTGGGGGATGATGTTTTGA
- a CDS encoding anti sigma factor C-terminal domain-containing protein translates to MFTVRLYVAVRNETGIVKGATAMAAQLSCFACRVYIPHFLQGNLKSSQRRQVIAHLRQCDDCLRMAEEEKYVGRTPSSLYATDNFVTYAETPYDSRVYDLEPSHTTDPSRSVFRVNQCETNAADTPSDTDLEEPYTTHSSAYGEDRYAPSTDPLASYVYSRKPDAVHETFGLEGGAPNMQDDVSSIQDDMRYMQGDVRFTQGNVSSVQGNVPSYVDDAPLPPAEVAPYPSFGRTGHSAVGDDLPLPYIRRQQTVDAQPPRGWVVIKWGVWLVLTLYAVSLTCFGYGLLTFGSTEERLYAWAELSFPLGKIGHKESDWTRWFPLYGREISYPLHAGVAAERRRIGTVTLKQQLWWQEVDVRLDQTDTLLRSSFKLPTEEKVNNNAEDTWNVLTQLPPAATVQLNFSTNSYVTPQALRKMLAPYDLKLLWIPVYSGEKAAEATQAYPLGLMLWQDSSGVVSLANSEARLREHLETVTAHPLRTGEQALWNRRKSYISAHGIKTYGATVQGTPQALLQLQEVLELRAPTIVSID, encoded by the coding sequence ATGTTTACGGTAAGGCTGTACGTGGCTGTACGAAATGAAACGGGGATTGTTAAGGGAGCGACAGCAATGGCGGCACAGTTATCTTGTTTCGCGTGTCGGGTGTATATCCCGCATTTCTTACAAGGAAATTTAAAGAGTTCCCAGCGGCGACAAGTCATCGCTCATTTGCGCCAATGCGACGATTGTTTGCGCATGGCTGAGGAAGAGAAGTACGTTGGACGTACGCCTTCGAGTCTGTATGCCACGGATAATTTTGTTACTTACGCTGAAACGCCGTACGACAGTCGCGTGTACGATCTCGAACCGTCACATACAACGGATCCGTCGCGGTCAGTATTTCGCGTAAATCAATGCGAGACAAACGCTGCCGACACACCGTCAGATACGGATCTCGAAGAACCGTACACCACTCACTCGTCGGCATACGGGGAAGATCGTTATGCGCCGTCCACTGACCCACTCGCCAGCTATGTATACTCGCGTAAACCAGATGCGGTGCACGAAACGTTTGGACTAGAAGGCGGGGCGCCGAATATGCAGGACGACGTGTCGTCTATACAGGATGACATGCGGTATATGCAAGGAGACGTGCGGTTTACGCAGGGGAACGTGTCGTCTGTGCAGGGTAACGTGCCGTCGTATGTAGACGATGCACCCCTTCCACCTGCAGAAGTTGCACCGTACCCTTCCTTCGGCCGTACAGGTCATTCCGCTGTAGGAGATGATCTTCCACTTCCATACATCCGGAGGCAGCAAACGGTTGATGCGCAACCGCCGCGGGGGTGGGTCGTTATTAAATGGGGCGTGTGGCTCGTTCTGACGCTGTATGCCGTTTCGTTAACGTGTTTCGGCTATGGTTTATTAACTTTCGGAAGTACGGAGGAACGGTTATACGCATGGGCCGAACTAAGCTTTCCACTAGGAAAAATCGGTCACAAAGAGAGTGACTGGACGCGTTGGTTCCCGTTGTATGGGCGGGAAATTAGTTATCCGCTGCACGCGGGTGTCGCTGCGGAGAGGCGGCGCATTGGAACCGTTACACTGAAGCAGCAGTTGTGGTGGCAAGAAGTCGATGTCCGCTTGGATCAAACCGACACGTTATTGCGGTCATCGTTTAAGTTGCCGACAGAAGAAAAAGTGAATAATAACGCTGAGGATACTTGGAACGTCCTCACACAACTACCACCTGCAGCGACTGTGCAGTTGAATTTTTCGACCAACAGTTATGTGACGCCGCAGGCGCTCAGAAAAATGTTAGCACCGTACGACCTGAAGTTACTTTGGATCCCCGTTTACAGCGGTGAAAAAGCGGCTGAGGCCACGCAAGCGTATCCACTCGGGCTCATGTTATGGCAGGACTCATCGGGAGTCGTCTCTCTCGCGAACAGCGAGGCGCGATTGCGCGAACATCTCGAGACAGTTACCGCGCACCCGTTGCGGACGGGCGAACAGGCGCTTTGGAATCGCCGCAAGAGCTATATTAGTGCGCACGGCATTAAGACTTACGGCGCCACCGTGCAGGGGACGCCGCAAGCACTCCTCCAGTTACAAGAAGTATTAGAGCTGCGGGCACCGACGATCGTCAGTATCGATTAA